Genomic segment of Streptococcus pneumoniae:
TACACATGGTGAAATGCCTTGGATAAAAGCAAGAGGGAGTCTTGCAGATAATGATTCTTGTAATACTGTAATCAGCGAAAAGGACATGAGAGAGTTCTACCTGTCTATCTACTCAGGTGATTAGAAAAGAGATAGAATGGGAAAAAATTTAACAAAAGTGACCTCTGTAAAAAGTCAACCTAATAGGTTAACCGATAGAAACTCTGCAGTGAGTCAACCTAACAAATTAACTGATGATAAAAATACTAATAAAGAATTCAAAATTTCTATTTGTGAGCAGTTAGATAATGGATATTCTTTTAAAAATTTGACAAAAGAATCATTAAAAAATTTACACACATTTATTGATGAAACAGTTGGAAAAAATCTGACCATCTCTAAAACTGAAAAGTTATATTTGAGAACAAAAGGAGAAGTAAAACAGACAATAGCAGGGAGAGAAGTCATACATTTTGGGAAAGATATGAAAGCTTTTCGAATCTTCGGCTACTACAATAACGACGGTTATTTTAATATTACACGAATCGATTTTAAACATAACACCAATAAAAGTAGCTAAGTATTTAAAACGCGGTATATTATGAGTAAAGTCATACTAGAAAGCATCTAAATAATTACTAAAATGGCAAACAGGAGATATAAAAGGTTTCCTATAGAAGTATTGGAAAATCTAATGAAGAACTCAATAATTTAGACCATTGTCAATTATAGTGAGTCATTAACAAACTCATAGGTACGCGGCTATGTTTTTAGTAACTATTTTGGACAAAGAGCGTTACAAATATTCTTTTGGTAGGAGTTGGAGTGGTAAATGATTTAAGAATACAGAATTGTATCTCCCTAAAACATCACTTAGAGAAATAGATTGGGTTTCCATATAAGAATATGAAAAACTTCTACATCCCGGCAATTTAATATAATAATATAAAAAGATGATTTCCGTTTGGAAGTCGCCTTTTTATATTAGACTTGTTCGGAAACTATCCTATTTCATAATTAATAATCCCACAAATCAGCTCAGCTCTTAGTTCAAAACGTTTCCTACGATTCCGATAAGGCAGAGCCATGATTTGAAAGGTTTTAAATTTGGCGTTAAAATGTTCAACTGCAATACGTATTGTTGCCATTTCTCGATTTAATTGTTTATCTTCCTCTGTTAAGGGGTGATGTTTAGAACGTTTAGCAGGAATAAAGCTATTCTCGTGAAAATTTAGAATACCTAAATAGCCTAAATCTACAAAAACAAGGGTACTTTTCGGTAAGCTATCACCAATACTTGCCTTAAATAGATTAAAGTCATGCGTATGACCATCTGCGAACGCTAAATGACAAACACGATGAGTTGCTAAATCAAGCATAATCTGTGTCTTTATCGTATGTCTTTTCTTTTTACCAGAATAATTCCTGCTTTGGTTTTTTTAGGACGTTGAATAGGGCTTTCAGTGACATCAATGGCAACTGCGGCACTTGGTGCTTCCAAATTGTCTAAGTCAAAAAGACCTGAAGAGCCAAGTGTATCCTCTACCCATGTGATTGTTTCACTGACAGTTGTTACACCTATCCCAAAATCAAAAGCTAATAATCGCTGTGTAGGATAATAACGCAAGTAGCGCAATGTCAGGATGAGTTGCTCTTCCATGCTTAAAAGGCGCGGGCGGCCTCCCTTTCGGTGTTGCTCTTGATAGGCTGTTTTTAGGCACGTAACCATTCGCTGAAAGGTTTCTTTTTTCACTCCTATTAACAATTTGAAGTTTTCTGAGTTTAACTTTAACGCTTTGCCGTATGCTGTTTCCATACTTTTAGTATACCATTAATAGTAGTTTTCGAACAAGTCTATTATCGAACATGCTACATATTGTGGTCAGTGCGAACTGATATATAATTCCCCAAATTTATAAAGCTTGTAAATCCACTTAAACTATTGAAATTAGTTCTCTATTTTAACAATTTCTTCAAACAGTCGAAGATATTGTTTTTGCTTTTCTTGTGGCATCATTTGCAATCGATTATGGAATTTCTCGAACAAGGGATCTGAAATTGTTGTATGTTCTTGATTACTTTGAAAAAAGCTACTCATAGTGAGTCCAAAGGCCTCTACAATTTTTTCAAGTGTGTTGACCTTGATATTTGACCGCTCCCCTCGCTCAATTTTTGCGATAGATGAGACATCCATGCCAGCCGTTTCCGCTAATTGTTCCTGAGTAAGATTAAATTCTTTTCGTAAAGTTTGAATCCTTTTTGCGACATATTGATCTAGAGCCATAAGCTGTCCTCCTATTATTAAAGAATATAGGTTTTAAAGGACAGTTTAAAGGTACAAAAAGGACTTTTTGTCTATCCTTTTAAGGATAGATTGTGTTATAATGGTTGTGTAGTTTTTTAAGTGATTAAAAACGATCAGAAAATTACACAAATGAGGTACACACATATGTCAACACACACAAACAAAACTATTCACACACATGGATCTATTCGTAAGCTGAAAGCTTATGGGGCGGTCGGAGTTCTTGCCATTGGGATGATGGCAACGGTTGGGACTGTTCAAGTCAAGGCAGATGAAGCAGGAAACGCTCCTGCCCTTGTTGCTACCACAACGAATGAAGTGACAGAGGCTCAGGTTGATCAGGCGAAAGAGCAAGTCGTTGCTGCTGAACAAACCCTTAATCAAGCACAAAGTAACCTTGCAACAGCAGAACAAGCCGTCCCTGCAGTGGAAGCTCAGTACAACACGGCAGCCCAAGCAGTGGAAACGAAACAAGCTGAAGTAAAAAGTGCTCAAAACGAAGTCAATCAGACGCCTGTCGCTGAGGCAGAAAAGCAAGTTGAAACTACCAGTCAAACGGTTTCAACTAAAGAAGGCGAAATCAAAGAAAATCAAACAGCAGTCAGCACCCTTGAAAATGAAGTAGCTGCCTCTACCACAGCTGTGACAAATGCAGAAAAGCAAGTAACAAACGCCGAACAAGCTAAAGTGCAAGCTGATAAACAACTGGCTCAAGATGTGGCAGATGAAAAAGCGGCACAAGCTCAAGTCGCAACTAGCCAAGCAGAAGTGACTACGGCAACCGCTACTGTCGCAACGAAAGAACAAAAAGTGGCAACAGCCACTCAAGATGTCACCGCAAAAGGAGCAGAAGTCAAAACTGCTGAAACCAAACTAGCCGAAGCAAAAGCAGCAGATGCCAAACGCCAACAAGCCATTGATGTAGTGCAAAACCAAGTCACCACTAGCCAAACACAAGTAACCAATGCTGAAAATCAGCTCAAAACGGCAAATAGCAACTTGACCACTGTTCAAAATGCCATTGCAACGGCTCAAGCAGATGTGGACAAGGCAAACTTGGCACTTGGTTCTATCTTTACGGTGCAGTTGTCTGACACCTATAAGGAAAATCTTACTAAGTTCTACGAAGCTCGCTATGTGACCAAGGACACTACCGAGATGAATCGTATTTGGAAGGTACTTGAGGCTGAGTCAGACCGTTTATTAGAAGAAAGCATCAATGGAAAATACTTACGTCATCTACGCGATTCTCTTAATGCTATCGAATCAAATCAACGAGTAGTCATTTCTAAGACAGCAAGTGGTTTGAATAGCTTGACGGAAGCAGACCGATTAGAGTTAGCTCAATTTGCTCAAGTTATGATTAATGATGCACGATCACAAGTGGGGATTACGTCAAAAGCTCTCATCTCAACAGGATCTATGAAAATTGCAGATATGGTCGCAAAAGAATACCTAGCAGATAACTGGGATTCTGAAAAAGGGCATGACATTCAGGGGCTTATTCGAGTAAAAGATCGGACAGGTCAAAAATTAGATGAGGACTTCTCACGTCAACCGCATACTTATTCAACCACTGATTACACAATGACTTCTTTGAAAGTTCAAGTGGCTTCATTTTTAGAAGGAATGTTGCTAGATGACTATTCTTCATCTCAGCACTTTGGACATGCCATTTCCCTCTTGAATTTGGATTCTAAGTTCCGTGATGCTCGTAAAGGGGACCAATACTTTGGCTTATCTGGCTACACAGGCTCTAAAAACTCTGGCTACCTCTTGGAGTTCACAGATGGTCCTGCTAAACCAGAATATGCTGGCACTCCAATCGCAAACCCAATTTCTAAAGAAGCCTTGCAAGAAGCGGTTCGCACAGCAGAAGGAAAATTGGCTACGGCACAAAGCAAGCTAGCGCCTGCTGAGGCACTTGTCGCAACTGCTCAAAGTAAATTGCAATCTGCTCAATCTGACCTTCGCACAGCAGAACGCACCCTTGCAAACGCTAAGGCAGTCCCTGTTCAAACTCCAAAAGCCCAAGCAACTCTTGATACCGCAAAGGCGAATCTTGCAAGTGCTGAAGCTACATTGACAACTGCTCAAACAGAACTTGCCACTGCTAAGGCTGACTTGACGAAAAAACAAGCAGCTCTTAATGAGGCTCAAAAGGCTCTTACCTTAGCACAAGCGGATGTGGCGACTAGCCAAGCAAATGTGGAGAGCAAGACCCAAGCCCTTACTACGGCGCAGG
This window contains:
- a CDS encoding MAG6450 family protein, giving the protein MGKNLTKVTSVKSQPNRLTDRNSAVSQPNKLTDDKNTNKEFKISICEQLDNGYSFKNLTKESLKNLHTFIDETVGKNLTISKTEKLYLRTKGEVKQTIAGREVIHFGKDMKAFRIFGYYNNDGYFNITRIDFKHNTNKSS
- a CDS encoding helix-turn-helix transcriptional regulator, yielding MALDQYVAKRIQTLRKEFNLTQEQLAETAGMDVSSIAKIERGERSNIKVNTLEKIVEAFGLTMSSFFQSNQEHTTISDPLFEKFHNRLQMMPQEKQKQYLRLFEEIVKIEN
- a CDS encoding SEC10/PgrA surface exclusion domain-containing protein; translation: MSTHTNKTIHTHGSIRKLKAYGAVGVLAIGMMATVGTVQVKADEAGNAPALVATTTNEVTEAQVDQAKEQVVAAEQTLNQAQSNLATAEQAVPAVEAQYNTAAQAVETKQAEVKSAQNEVNQTPVAEAEKQVETTSQTVSTKEGEIKENQTAVSTLENEVAASTTAVTNAEKQVTNAEQAKVQADKQLAQDVADEKAAQAQVATSQAEVTTATATVATKEQKVATATQDVTAKGAEVKTAETKLAEAKAADAKRQQAIDVVQNQVTTSQTQVTNAENQLKTANSNLTTVQNAIATAQADVDKANLALGSIFTVQLSDTYKENLTKFYEARYVTKDTTEMNRIWKVLEAESDRLLEESINGKYLRHLRDSLNAIESNQRVVISKTASGLNSLTEADRLELAQFAQVMINDARSQVGITSKALISTGSMKIADMVAKEYLADNWDSEKGHDIQGLIRVKDRTGQKLDEDFSRQPHTYSTTDYTMTSLKVQVASFLEGMLLDDYSSSQHFGHAISLLNLDSKFRDARKGDQYFGLSGYTGSKNSGYLLEFTDGPAKPEYAGTPIANPISKEALQEAVRTAEGKLATAQSKLAPAEALVATAQSKLQSAQSDLRTAERTLANAKAVPVQTPKAQATLDTAKANLASAEATLTTAQTELATAKADLTKKQAALNEAQKALTLAQADVATSQANVESKTQALTTAQAPLASAQKTMADKKAALSEKQTALTTAQRELAKAQDALKAAKNNLATAKSNAQKLANLKVELEALQKEAETAKQTLDAAKAQVATLTKEKNTAQSNYDKAVNNLKVLEAQYKAYQDYLAAKAEADRLEQERLEAERKAEEARQKAEQDAKAKEEAERLAAEAKAKAEAERLAREQAEKARIEAEKKAKEEADRLEAERLAKELAEKEAAAKAEAERIAKDQAEKEAAAKAEAERLAREKAEQEAKAKAEAERLEKERKEAEEKAKAEKDAAEKARLEAEAKAKAEEEAKAKAEAERLAREKEEAEKLAKEQAEKEKAEQEANKDKERETPSQPEVKSETPKEPVTPAPETKPEPAKPEGPTEPAEPAKKPTHSVGAPAFREDLPVFDLSTLVKDEEKTEKEEEGKEPTIPVETPAETLKPTPVPVPAEYVLSDVDGDRVQTSSYSRKEKYKRLPKTSARESLALMALGTIVSSLGLAMKRKTNR